Proteins from a single region of Anastrepha ludens isolate Willacy chromosome 5, idAnaLude1.1, whole genome shotgun sequence:
- the LOC128864173 gene encoding uncharacterized protein LOC128864173 — MHLVSATVAAFINTMQSVNGTPSIKMEDLILNRTTLHSMRRDYRRIQAQEIINGFNIPDVFVLHWDGKLLAEIRGTEKKDRLSLVVTGGNMEKLLGIPKIESSTGDAIAAIIHNFLCKWKLDDLVEIVSFDTTAANTGVNNGAAFLLEKRLGRNLLFFPCRHHVSELLVKAVFELNFGKSSAQEVPLFNRFFNSWKNINSKSF; from the exons ATGCATTTGGTGAGTGCAACGGTTGCTGCCTTCATAAATACCATGCAAAGTGTTAATGGAACGCCGTCAATAAAAATGGAAGATTTAATTCTTAATCGAACAACATTACATTCGATGAGGAGAGATTATCGTCGCATACAAGCTCAAGAGATTATTAATGGATTCAAT ATTCCTGACGTTTTTGTCCTTCACTGGGATGGCAAGCTGCTTGCAGAAATCCGAGGCACAGAAAAGAAAGATCGATTGTCTCTCGTTGTCACAGGaggaaatatggaaaaactgcTGGGGATACCAAAAATTGAAAGTTCAACGGGAGATGCAATAGCTGcaataatacataattttttgtgcaagtGGAAGCTCGATGATTTAGTGGAAATTGTATCATTTGATACAACAGCTGCTAACACGGGAGTTAATAATGGAGCAGCGTTCTTGCTTGAAAAAAGGTTGGGCCGAAATCTACTTTTCTTTCCCTGTCGTCACCATGTTAGTGAGTTGCTAGTCAAAGCAGTGTTCGaactaaattttggcaaatcatCAGCACAGGAAGTTCCCTTATTCAATCGTTTCTTTAACAGCTGGAAAAACATTAATTCTAAGTCATTCTAA